From Saccharomyces paradoxus chromosome IX, complete sequence, one genomic window encodes:
- the SSM4 gene encoding E3 ubiquitin-protein ligase SSM4 (Ubiquitin-protein ligase involved in ER-associated protein degradation~similar to YIL030C) produces MDGDSDVNVSGLRDEVHEVHEVANEEADTPTFNDEVPTGATCRICRGEATEDNPLFHPCKCRGSIKYMHESCLLEWVASKNIDISKPGADVKCDICHYPIQFKTIYAENMPEKIPFSLLLSKSILTFFEKARLALTIGLAAVLYIIGVPLVWNMFGKLYTMMLDGSSPYPGDFVKSLIYGYDQSTTPELTTRAIFYQLLQNHSFTSLQFIMIVILHIALYFQYDMIVREDVFSKMVFHKIGPRFSPKDLKSRLKERFPMMDDRMVEYLAREMRAHDENRQEQGHDRLGMPAVAADNNNNVNNPRNDNVPLQDANEHRNFENLRHVDELDHDEATEEHENNDSDGSLPSGDDSSRIGPGSSNDHEEDEEGEGQQQQQQPEEEADYRDHIDPNPMDMWANRRAQNEFDDLIAAQQNAINRPNAPVFIPPPAQNRAGNVDQDEQDFGAAVGVAPAQANGDDQGQGPLVINLKLKLLNVIAYFIIAVVFTALYMAISYLFPTFIGFGLLKIYFGIFKVILRGLSNLYYFSGTHIAYNGLTKLVPKVDVTMSWISSHLVHYIIYLYNGYTQNTMKHSIFIRALPALTTYLTSVSIVCASSNLVSRGYGRENGMSNPTRRLIFQILFALKCTFKVFTLFFIELAGFPILAGVMLDFSLFCPILASNTQMLWVPSICAIWPPFSLFVYWTIGTLYMYWFAKYIGMIRKNIIRPGVLFFIRSPEDPNIKILHDSLIHPMGIQLSRLCLSMFIYAIFIVLGFGFHTRFFFPFVLKSNLLSVPEAYKPTSIVSWKFNAILLILYFTKRILESSSYVKPLLERYWKTIFRLCSRKLRLSSFILGKDTPTERGHIVYRNLFYKYVAAKNAEWSNQELFTKPKTLEQAEELFGQVRDVHAYFVPDGVLMRVPSSDIVSRNYVQTMFVPVTKNDKLLKPLDLERIKERNKRAAGEFGYLDEQNTEYDQYYIVYVPPDFRLRYMTLLALVWLFASILMLGVTFASQALINFVCSFGFLPVVKLLLGERNKVYVAWKELSDISYSYLNIYYVCVGSVCLSKIAKDILHFTEGQNTLDEHTVDENEVEEVEHDIPERDINNAPVNNINNVEEGQGIFMAIFNSVFDSMLVKYNLMVFIAIVVAVIRTMVSWVVLTDGILACYNYITIIMFGTSSYTIGNSKWFKYDENLLFVIWIISSMVNFGTGFKSLKLFFRNRNTSKLNFLKTMALELFKQGFLHMAIYVLPIITLSLVFLRDVPIKQIIDISHGSRSFALSLNESFPTWTRMEHIYFGLLIALESFTFFFQATVLFIKWFKSTVQNVKDEVYTKGRALENLPDEN; encoded by the coding sequence ATGGATGGTGATTCTGACGTTAATGTCTCCGGGTTAAGAGATGAAGTGCATGAAGTGCATGAGGTGGCAAACGAAGAAGCAGATACCCCCACCTTCAACGATGAGGTGCCAACAGGTGCCACTTGCCGTATTTGTCGTGGAGAGGCTACTGAAGACAATCCTCTTTTCCATCCTTGTAAGTGCAGGGGCTCAATTAAATACATGCATGAATCCTGTCTGCTGGAATGGGTAGCTTCGAAAAATATAGACATTTCAAAACCTGGCGCGGATGTTAAATGTGACATTTGTCACTATCCCATTCAATTCAAAACGATCTATGCAGAAAATATGCCCGAAAAGATACCCTTTTCCTTATTACTATCCAAGAGTATCttaacattttttgaaaaagctcGTTTGGCTTTAACGATTGGTTTGGCCGCTGTACTATATATTATCGGTGTTCCTCTGGTATGGAACATGTTTGGAAAATTATACACCATGATGCTAGATGGGTCATCCCCTTATCCTGGTGATTTCGTAAAGAGTTTGATCTATGGCTATGATCAGTCAACGACTCCAGAATTAACCACTAGGGCAATTTTTTACCAACTCCTACAGAACCATTCATTCACGTCTTTGCAGTTTATTATGATAGTAATACTACATATAGCATTGTACTTTCAATACGATATGATAGTAAGAGAAGATGTTTTCAGTAAGATGGTTTTCCATAAGATAGGTCCAAGATTTTCTCCCAAGGACTTGAAATCACGTCTGAAGGAAAGATTCCCCATGATGGATGATAGAATGGTTGAATACTTGGCGAGGGAAATGAGAGCTCATGATGAAAACCGTCAGGAACAAGGCCATGATAGACTGGGCATGCCGGCCGTAGCTGctgataacaataacaatgtCAATAATCCTAGAAATGATAACGTTCCACTTCAGGATGCTAATGAACATCggaattttgaaaatctaCGCCATGTTGACGAATTGGATCATGATGAGGCTACGGAAGAGCATGAGAACAATGACTCTGACGGTAGTTTACCATCAGGAGATGATTCATCACGGATTGGACCAGGGTCTTCAAATGACcacgaagaagatgaagaaggagaaggacaacagcaacagcaacaaccaGAAGAGGAGGCGGATTACCGTGATCATATAGATCCCAATCCGATGGACATGTGGGCAAATCGTCGTGCTCaaaatgaatttgatgatcTAATTGCTGCTCAACAGAACGCCATAAACAGACCCAATGCTCCCGTTTTCATTCCACCACCTGCCCAAAACAGAGCTGGCAATGTCGATCAAGATGAACAAGACTTCGGTGCAGCTGTTGGTGTGGCACCAGCACAAGCTAACGGGGACGATCAAGGCCAAGGCCCTCTAGTGATTAACCtcaaattgaaattgttgaaCGTTATTGCCTATTTCATAATTGCTGTAGTTTTCACTGCTTTATACATGGCAATTTCCTATTTGTTTCCAACTTTTATTGGCTTCGGTTTGctaaaaatttattttggtATATTTAAGGTTATTTTGCGCGGTTTGTCTAATCTTTACTACTTCTCAGGTACTCATATAGCTTACAATGGGCTGACAAAGCTAGTTCCTAAAGTAGATGTCACAATGAGTTGGATCTCAAGCCACTTAGTTCATTACATCATTTACCTTTACAACGGCTACACTCAAAACACCATGAAACACTCAATTTTCATCCGTGCTTTACCCGCTCTAACGACATATTTAACCTCAGTCAGTATTGTTTGCGCTTCATCCAACCTTGTTTCGAGGGGTTATGGTCGTGAGAATGGAATGAGCAACCCCACCAGAAGGCTGATTTTCCAAATTCTATTCGCGCTCAAATGCACTTTTAAAGTGTTcacattatttttcattgaattGGCTGGATTTCCTATCCTAGCAGGTGTGATGCTAGATTTCTCATTGTTTTGCCCAATACTGGCATCGAATACTCAAATGCTTTGGGTTCCTTCAATATGCGCAATCTGGCCTCCATTTTCCCTTTTCGTATACTGGACAATTGGTACTCTATACATGTATTGGTTTGCCAAATACATCGGAATgattagaaaaaatattattagaCCGGGTGTTCTATTCTTTATTAGATCTCCAGAAGATCCTAATATTAAGATTTTACACGATAGTTTAATCCATCCGATGGGTATTCAATTATCAAGATTATGCTTATCCATGTTTATTTATGCGATTTTTATTGTCTTAGGGTTTGGTTTCCATACCagatttttcttcccaTTTGTGCTCAAATCGAACTTATTATCCGTTCCTGAAGCTTATAAACCAACATCAATTGTTTCATGGAAGTTCAATGCAATTTTGCTGATATTGTATTTTACAAAGAGAATTCTGGAATCCAGCTCTTACGTCAAACCCTTGTTGGAAAGGTATTGGAAAACAATTTTCAGATTGTGCTCAAGAAAATTACGTTTGTCATCCTTCATCTTAGGTAAAGACACCCCCACTGAGAGGGGCCATATCGTTTACCGCAATTTGTTTTACAAGTACGTTGCTGCCAAGAATGCAGAATGGTCAAACCAAGAACTTTTCACTAAACCAAAAACTTTAGAACAAGCAGAGGAATTGTTTGGACAAGTTCGTGACGTTCATGCTTATTTTGTTCCAGATGGTGTTTTAATGCGTGTTCCTTCTTCCGACATAGTATCCAGAAATTATGTTCAAACAATGTTTGTCCCCGTTACAAAGAATGATAAACTGTTGAAACCATTAGATTTGGAGAGAATTAAAGAGAGGAACAAACGTGCCGCAGGTGAATTTGGTTATTTGGATGAACAAAACACGGAGTATGATCAATATTATATCGTTTACGTCCCTCCAGATTTCCGTTTACGATACATGACTTTGCTTGCCCTGGTTTGGTTATTTGCTTCCATTTTAATGCTCGGTGTTACATTTGCTAGTCAAGCTCTAATAAACTTTGTTTGCAGTTTCGGCTTTCTTCCGGTTGTAAAACTACTATTGGGTGAAAGAAACAAGGTTTACGTTGCATGGAAGGAGCTCTCTGACATTAGTTATTCCTATTTGAACATTTATTATGTTTGTGTCGGATCTGTTTGTTTGTCCAAGATTGCTAAGgatattcttcatttcaCAGAAGGCCAAAACACTCTTGATGAACATACCGTTGACGAAAACGAAGTAGAGGAAGTTGAACACGATATACCAGAGAGAGACATCAACAACGCTCCTGttaataatatcaataatgTGGAAGAGGGTCAGGGTATTTTTATGGCCATCTTCAACAGCGTATTTGATAGTATGTTGGTGAAATATAACCTGATGGTGTTTATAGCTATCGTGGTTGCGGTTATTAGAACTATGGTCTCATGGGTCGTCTTAACTGATGGTATATTAGCTTGTTACAATTACATCACCATTATAATGTTTGGTACTTCTTCATACACTATTGGTAATTCCAAATGGTTTAAATATGACGAGAATTTGTTATTTGTCATTTGGATCATTTCATCGATGGTCAATTTCGGAACCGGAttcaaatcattgaaaCTGTTTTTCAGAAATAGGAACACTAGTAAActgaatttcttgaaaactATGGCGTTAGAACTGTTCAAACAAGGTTTCCTACACATGGCGATATATGTCTTGCCGATTATTACCTTATCCTTAGTATTTTTGCGCGATGTTCCTATTAAGCAAATTATCGATATTAGCCATGGGTCCAGAAGTTTCGCTTTATCGCTTAATGAATCGTTCCCCACATGGACCAGGATGGAACACATTTATTTTGGACTGCTGATTGCATTAGAGTCATTTACGTTCTTTTTCCAGGCAACAGTGCTATTTATCAAATGGTTCAAGAGTACTGTACAAAACGTAAAGGACGAAGTTTACACTAAGGGTAGAGCTTTAGAAAATTTGCCTGATGAAAATTGA
- the EMA17 gene encoding Ema17p, giving the protein MQNIKEDKSTIPAPNKDAILPPLAIRFTIKAMQMSNQGINVPGTAKPGHRDYSSLAIQMGVIVALIHLMTAHVFKEYYLHNGPLETGDRTSTDEKKSASEEAII; this is encoded by the exons atgcaaaatatcaaagaagacaaaAGCACGATTCCTGCTCCTAATAAGGATGCTATATTGCCGCCGTTGGCCATTAGATTTACTATCAAAGCAATGC AAATGAGTAATCAGGGTATAAACGTTCCTGGAACGGCGAAACCAGGTCATAGAGATTATTCATCGCTTGCCATACAAATGGGAGTTATTGTTGCGTTAATCCATTTAATGACGGCTCATGTATTCAAAGAGTATTACTTACATAATGGCCCACTAGAAACGGGTGATAGAACTTCCACcgatgaaaagaaatcagcGAGCGAAGAGGCCATAATTTAA
- the EMC5 gene encoding Emc5p (Member of conserved ER transmembrane complex~similar to YIL027C) produces MSFVSKLLYTVSALVLFHSGFSSYEFHHLLKLNSLNNAQGVISRLPKDIEYETYAGLLLFVLAVFTSFEKLQYLPIESNDGMIISQGNYLKEIALNKATNVDNLIGSNPNGEIIFSPSFVDVHAKRKVSREWASNTEKKEK; encoded by the coding sequence ATGTCGTTTGTTTCCAAGCTTCTTTACACAGTCTCTGCATTGGTGTTATTTCATTCTGGTTTCTCAAGTTATGAGTTTCATCACCTATTAAAGCTTAACTCGCTTAATAATGCACAAGGTGTAATCAGCAGGTTACCTAAAGATATCGAGTACGAAACATATGCGGGGTTGCTACTGTTCGTTCTTGCGGTGTTCACTTCGTTCGAGAAATTACAATACTTGCCAATTGAGAGTAATGATGGGATGATAATATCCCAAGGAAACTATCTAAAGGAAATCGCATTGAATAAAGCCACCAACGTGGATAACTTGATAGGGAGCAACCCCAATGGTGAGATCATATTTAGTCCAAGCTTTGTTGACGTCCACGCAAAGAGGAAAGTCTCCAGGGAATGGGCCTCtaatactgaaaaaaaggaaaaatga
- the IRR1 gene encoding cohesin subunit IRR1 (Subunit of the cohesin complex~similar to YIL026C), which translates to MAAVRRSTRIRTKSQATEEEGSDDEQNTSVQHVESDKITAKAQREEEEEEEEDNGESEESSSEDDYEDQDDDDYVDTATAKRKSRKRKSKSASNTSSKRQKKKPTSTQKSAASHAPVYHRSKKDQDQYLEIAKDFQPTELFEILSTSEDVSIEELLREWLETYTENRDKFLQEFINLLLNCCGSVARVEDHDVHSNESSNETIGEIQLLFQRQKLHEFYLLVSKENKKRKNFRMGPLYQNFAEFMTKLLEVANDLQLLYVESDEDDTQIVTGNLVLDLLTWLSSFSVCKIRCFRYISTLTLYLFQDYLTQQAVNLEKNYLAKLTRQLSLEEKKKRPNRKTLEKLESTIAETHGSKVVIESIIDNIIKLCFVHRYKDVSDLIRSESMLHLSIWIKNYPEYFLKVTFLKYFGWLLSDNSVSVRLQVTKILPHLIIQNHNSKSTDNSAIRQVFERFKTKILEVAIRDVNLDVRIHSIQVLTEASSLGYLDDSEILIISSLMFDEEFDPFRTSSFNRRSKFLSTVAKFLARVINEKFEEFIKTHEDLPKEVDGLEVGSVVQVGIFTKILNDSLIYHLKDSAEVDSRTKIRMLTQAAEFLSPYISTHLKTICNLLISDTESNELIQTLQNSTDNNNDNDDVDDEELDITPLFPIDRNSTILYLNVFHGLCAGSNNPKIQTKDSVKEIVLPLFYDLLNATSIESADILCPLLESFMTFSLDDWISIGYETELKKITDKTVKAFMDSTIGDSKVDMKYDIFAKFIHHIHHFEKKELQEKLLNQITTLTIHLKKFLEEKMEPNNSRDDYKDLTCSLYELYINKLTILGRDYPIEVDEELLQLFLNNFVSRIPIIFQSFDDSTAQEINFKILVLLATWNLEKWREIIEKVTDHENSTPKNLRSVWKPIAAIIGRLNTLVTSLAAINETSENINSLFYLKWSASTSLMDIIVAIKVFELKLPADATSWKYSMSEQFPFYLHDNASKVLLEVFLYLESLFAKQIDVQLERVADEDANLNDLPETGFFNNIETEFLLFTVKLKGLMKLNILDERFASRMALNKEKLGPLFKKIVDDTIMESPESNEKNKQKAKSNQTQKEKDLPLQPNSERETDHANIEKNDSDIPMTNDLEPIEESSQDNSELAPIEEHPTVVDAIDNSDAMTQD; encoded by the coding sequence ATGGCTGCTGTGCGTCGGTCTACCAGAATAAGGACAAAATCTCAGGCCACTGAGGAAGAAGGTTCCGATGATGAGCAAAATACCAGCGTGCAACACGTAGAATCTGATAAGATCACTGCCAAAGCTCAACgtgaagaggaagaagaagaagaagaagacaatGGTGAGAGTGAAGAAAGTAGCAGTGAGGATGACTACGAAGAccaagatgatgatgactaCGTAGATACCGCTACCGCGAAGAGGAAGTctagaaagagaaaatcTAAATCAGCATCAAATACCAGTAGTaaaagacaaaagaaaaaacctACCTCTACTCAGAAGTCGGCGGCATCTCATGCTCCCGTTTATCACCGCTCTAAAAAAGATCAGGATCAATACTTAGAAATTGCGAAGGATTTCCAACCTACAGAATTGTTTGAGATACTATCCACTTCAGAGGACGTTTCCATTGAAGAATTGTTGCGAGAATGGTTGGAAACTTATACTGAAAATAGAGATAAATTTTTGCAagaatttatcaatttgCTATTGAATTGTTGTGGCTCTGTTGCTCGTGTCGAAGACCATGACGTTCACAGTAATGAATCTTCTAACGAAACGATTGGTGAAATTCAGTTACTTTTCCAAAGACAGAAACTACACGAATTTTATCTCTTGGTAAGtaaggaaaacaaaaagaggaaaaactTTAGAATGGGACCcctttatcaaaatttcgCGGAATTCATGACTAAATTGTTGGAAGTGGCAAATGACTTACAGCTGCTATACGTGGAATcggatgaagatgatacTCAAATAGTTACTGGTAACCTTGTCTTGGATTTGTTGACTTGGCTGtcttccttttctgttTGCAAGATCAGATGCTTCAGATACATTTCAACACTAACATTATACCTTTTCCAAGACTACTTGACTCAACAGGCTGttaatttggaaaagaattATTTGGCAAAGTTAACAAGACAGCTATCgcttgaagaaaaaaaaaagaggccTAATAGGAAAACTTTAGAGAAACTAGAGAGTACTATCGCCGAAACTCATGGTAGCAAAGTCGTTATTGAGAgtattattgataatataatCAAATTATGTTTTGTTCACAGGTATAAGGACGTGTCTGATTTGATTCGTTCAGAATCCATGCTGCATTTATCCATTTGGATTAAAAACTATCCTGAATATTTTCTCAAGGTTACATTTTTAAAGTATTTTGGCTGGTTATTGAGCGATAATTCTGTATCAGTCAGATTACAGGTCACCAAGATTTTACCGCATCTAataattcaaaatcataACAGTAAATCCACTGATAATTCCGCTATCCGTCAAGTATTTGAACGTTTCAAAACTAAGATCCTGGAGGTGGCAATCCGTGACGTTAATCTTGATGTCAGGATCCACAGTATCCAAGTTCTAACGGAGGCGTCATCATTAGGATACTTAGATGATTCTGAGATCCTTATCATTTCTAGTTTAATGtttgatgaagagtttGACCCATTCAGAACATCCTCATTCAATAGAAGATCCAAGTTCCTATCTACGGTGGCCAAGTTCTTAGCAAGAGTAATAAATGAGAAATTCGAGGAATTCATCAAGACACATGAGGACTTACCCAAAGAAGTCGACGGACTAGAAGTTGGGTCCGTTGTTCAAGTTGGTATATTTACCAAGATTCTAAATGACTCTTTAATTTATCACTTAAAGGATTCCGCCGAAGTCGATTCAAGGACAAAAATCCGTATGCTAACACAAGCGGCAGAGTTTTTGTCTCCTTACATTTCCACTCATTTGAAAACTATTTGCAATCTGCTGATCTCTGATACTGAGTCAAATGAACTGATCCAGACTTTGCAAAACTCGactgataataataatgacaatgatgatgtcgacgatgaagaattgGACATTACTCCATTGTTTCCCATTGACAGAAATAGCACCATTTTATATCTCAACGTATTTCATGGTCTGTGTGCAGGCTCTAACAACCCAAAAATCCAAACCAAGGACAGCGTTAAGGAAATAGTTTTGCCTCTATTCTATGATCTATTAAACGCCACATCCATCGAATCCGCAGATATTTTGTGTCCGCTTCTGGAGAGTTTTATGACATTCTCTCTGGATGATTGGATATCTATTGGGTATGAAacagaattgaaaaaaattaccGACAAAACTGTCAAGGCATTTATGGATTCTACAATCGGGGACTCAAAAGTGGATATGAAATACGATATATTTGCTAAGTTTATCCATCATATCCATCATTTcgagaaaaaagaattgcAAGAAAAACTGCTCAACCAAATAACAACATTGACAattcatttaaaaaaatttctggaagaaaaaatggagCCAAATAATTCCAGGGATGACTACAAAGATTTAACTTGTTCTTTATATGAACTATACATCAATAAACTGACAATCCTTGGCAGAGACTACCCAATCGAGGTTGATGAAGAACTATTGCAACtatttttgaacaattttgtTTCTCGTATCCCTATaatatttcaaagttttGATGACAGTACCGctcaagaaataaactttAAAATACTAGTGCTATTAGCAACATggaatttggaaaaatggAGAGAAATAATAGAGAAAGTAACAGATCATGAGAATTCTACTCCAAAAAATCTTAGATCAGTTTGGAAACCCATAGCCGCTATAATAGGTCGTTTAAACACACTTGTTACTTCTTTGGCGGCTATAAACGAAACATctgaaaatataaacagCTTGTTTTACTTAAAATGGTCAGCTTCCACTTCATTAATGGATATAATCGTTGCAATAAAAGTTTTTGAGCTCAAATTGCCTGCAGACGCTACATCATGGAAGTACAGTATGAGCGAgcaatttcctttttaccTTCACGATAATGCATCCAAGGTGCTTTTGGAagtatttttatatttagAGAGTCTTTTCGCTAAACAAATTGACGTCCAATTAGAGAGGGTAGCAGATGAAGACGCTAACCTAAATGATTTACCGGAAACGggttttttcaacaacaTTGAAActgaatttcttttattcaCAGTTAAATTGAAGGGgctgatgaaattgaatattCTAGATGAGCGATTTGCTTCCCGTATGGCACTAAACAAGGAAAAGCTTGGCccattgttcaaaaaaattgtagATGATACCATAATGGAAAGTCCAGAATCTAAcgaaaagaataaacagaaagcaaaatcaaatcaaacacagaaggaaaaggatCTTCCTTTGCAACCAAACAGTGAACGAGAAACCGACCATGcaaacattgaaaaaaatgattcAGATATTCCGATGACAAACGATCTAGAACCTATTGAAGAAAGTTCGCAAGATAACTCAGAATTAGCACCAATTGAGGAACATCCTACCGTGGTAGATGCTATAGATAACAGCGACGCAATGACACaagattaa
- the ATG45 gene encoding Atg45p (similar to YIL024C) encodes MSNFLLVIPEDVIKGCSKADKLVVTGEFDNWRHSDYVLQYDGKTQNYRVQIPRRKGQRSTMFKVVVNDKKWVTLNYFDTVTDKSGYTNNILHFKDNEASQLMDIPLSPHTRSNTAKGKPEDDSLNDYVNLSSHSDLSSTEEIVCWNSDMEDENMDATIQCDFNQAFNSRKESLNGLMCIAKKVKTYWNK; translated from the coding sequence ATGtccaattttttacttGTGATCCCTGAAGACGTGATCAAGGGCTGCTCCAAAGCAGATAAGCTGGTCGTTACAGGAGAGTTCGATAACTGGAGACATTCCGATTATGTTTTGCAGTATGACGGCAAAACACAAAACTACAGAGTTCAAATTCCCAGAAGGAAGGGTCAACGTAGCACCATGTTCAAAGTGGTGGTAAACGATAAGAAATGGGTCACCCTCAACTACTTCGATACCGTGACGGACAAATCAGGGTACACCAATAATATTCTTCACTTCAAAGACAATGAGGCCAGTCAACTAATGGATATACCCCTATCACCACATACACGGTCCAATACTGCAAAAGGGAAGCCGGAAGATGACTCTTTGAATGATTATGTCAACTTGTCGTCGCATAGCGACCTAAGCAGCACAGAAGAGATAGTGTGCTGGAATTCTGATATGGAGGACGAAAACATGGATGCCACCATCCAGTGTGATTTCAACCAGGCGTTCAATAGCAGGAAAGAGTCCTTAAATGGGCTAATGTGCATTGCCAAGAAAGTCAAGACGTACTGGAACAAATAG
- the YKE4 gene encoding Zn(2+) transporter YKE4 (Zinc transporter~similar to YIL023C), which produces MKVPQICSYLLSIAPLVVAHGLHHNKDYGLEAKHEFKQNSVVLKQESIFYSLVCLLQDHVFVMGPRYNAIVAILIIQFMPCLFVLLVPGLRRNDPSSLTLSLLVSFSLGTLLGDILLHVVPESLSGVSDPTVVGAAIFLGFISFLALDKTMRILSGTSSDDGGIHSHSHSHTPQHQEAEKKMGFNMSAYLNVISGIAHHITDGIALAASFYGSTQVGIMTSIAVTFHEIPHELGDFAILLSSGFTYPQAIRAQAVTAFGAVVGTAIGCWINEIGNASNKGTSSSAGASELMLPFTAGGLIYIATTSVVPQILHSSAPHGKLQEFKKWTLQLVSIFVGFAVMALMDEH; this is translated from the coding sequence ATGAAGGTGCCACAGATTTGCTCTTATTTGCTAAGCATTGCCCCCTTAGTAGTAGCACATGGACTACATCATAATAAAGATTATGGCCTTGAGGCAAAACACGAGTTCAAGCAAAATTCTGTGGTTTTGAAGCAAGAATCTATCTTTTACTCTCTAGTTTGCCTTCTGCAAGACCACGTATTTGTCATGGGGCCGCGTTATAACGCCATTGTGGCCATCCTGATCATTCAGTTTATGCCTTGTCTTTTTGTACTACTGGTTCCCGGGCTGCGCAGGAACGATCCTTCCAGCTTGACACTGTCTTTACTAGTTTCGTTTTCCCTGGGGACACTGCTGGGTGATATTTTATTACACGTGGTACCTGAAAGTCTCAGCGGTGTAAGTGATCCCACAGTGGTCGGAGCAGCCATATTTCTAGGGTTTATAAGCTTTTTGGCCCTGGATAAAACGATGCGGATCTTATCAGGGACGTCCAGCGATGACGGGGGCATACATTCTCACTCTCATAGCCACACCCCCCAACACCAAGAAGcagagaagaaaatgggCTTTAACATGTCTGCGTATTTGAATGTCATATCGGGGATCGCCCACCACATCACGGATGGCATAGCGCTGGCGGCGTCATTCTACGGCTCTACACAAGTTGGCATAATGACCAGCATAGCTGTCACTTTCCATGAGATTCCTCATGAGCTGGGTGACTTTGCCATTCTGCTTTCCAGTGGATTTACCTACCCACAAGCCATTAGAGCCCAAGCGGTGACAGCTTTCGGTGCCGTTGTTGGAACAGCCATTGGCTGCTGGATCAACGAAATCGGGAACGCCAGCAATAAAGGAACGTCTTCATCTGCTGGTGCATCCGAACTTATGCTGCCGTTCACGGCGGGTGGCCTCATCTACATTGCCACTACTAGCGTTGTACCGCAGATCTTACATAGTTCCGCGCCTCATGGCAAGCTCCAAGAGTTTAAGAAGTGGACCTTGCAGTTGGTCTCCATTTTCGTAGGATTTGCTGTTATGGCACTCATGGATGAGCATTGA